Below is a window of Bordetella genomosp. 9 DNA.
CATGACGAGTAGGCAGCACGTTACGGCAGCATTTATAAAATTGATGCTAAGTCCCAAAAAATATCGTTTTTCAATCAAAAAAACAATTCATACACTAGCGTTTTCGTTTTTCCGATTCCTGGAGTGATCCGTATGAGTGCCCAAGCAGCCATGCCCCCTTTCCATCTGGCTTTCCCGGTTCGGGACATCGCCGAAGCGCGCCGCTTCTACGGCGAGCTGCTGGGCTGTTCGGAAGGGCGCAGCGCGCCGGAATGGGTGGACTTCAATTTCTACGGCCACCAGGTCGTCGCCCACCTGGCGCCGGACGAATGCGGCCACAAGCAGACCAGCTCGGTGGATGACCACGACGTGCCGGTGCGCCACTTCGGCGCCGTGCTGTCCATGGAGCAATGGCAGGCCATGGCGGACAAGCTGACCGCCGCCGGCACCAAGTTCGTGATCGAGCCCTATATCCGTTTCAAGGGCGAAGTCGGCGAACAGGCCACGATGTTCTTCATGGACCCGTCGGGCAATGCCCTGGAGTTCAAGGCCTTCAAGAACATGGATTCGCTGTTCGCCAAGTAAGGCGCGGCGGCACGTGGACGCAGCGCCCGATCACCCGGCGCCCTGGCGCATCCATGCGCAGGGCGATCGCTGCCTGTTGATCGTCCTGGGCGACGCCATCGATGCGTCGATCGGACGCCGCTGCCTGGCTGTGGCGCGGTTGCTGCGCGATGCCGCCTTGCCCGGCGTCACCGACGTCGTGCCGTCGTTCGCGGCGGTGGCGGTGCACTATGCGCCGCTGCCGGCGCATGCCGGCGTCGGCCAGGGTGGGTTCACCCAGGGCGGTCCCACGCAGGGCAGCCCCGTCCAGGGCGGCCCCACCTTCAGTTCGCTGGCCGGGGCGATCGAGCAATTGCTCTCGCAAGGCATTCCCGAAGACGACAGCGCCGCGCGCGACGTCGATATCCCCGTCTGCTACGGCGGCGAACATGGCCCCGACCTGCAGGACGTCGCCCGCGCCGCCGGGATGACGCCGGAAAAAGTCGTCGCCCTGCATACGCGCCCGGGCAGCATGGTGTTCATGCTGGGCTTCGCGCCCGGCCACCCGTACATCGGCGTCCACGACGCCCGGCTGGACCTGCCCCGCCGCGCGTCGCCGCGCACCGCCGTGCCGCAGGGATCGGTGGCCATCGCGAACCGGCAGACCGTCATCTATCCCAGCCGGCTGCCCGGCGGCTGGAACATCATCGGCGCCACCCCCTTGAAGCTGTTCGATCCGGCGCGCGAGCCCGCTTCGCTATTGCAGCCGGGCGATCGCGTCCATTTCGTGCCCATCGACGCCGCCACCTTCGCGCGCATGCAAGCGGAGCAATCATGATCATGGCCGCGCCGCGACAGGAGCCCGGGCGGTGACCGTGTCCGTACTGAAACCGGGCCTGCTGTCCTCGTTCCAGGACCTGGGGCGCCTGGGCTACCAGCATCAAGGCATACCCGCGGCGGGCGCCATGGATCCGCGCGCCCATCGGCTGGCCAGCCTGCTGGCCGGCAACGACCCCGCGCGCACGGCCTCGCTGGAAATCACCCTGCGCGGGCCGACGCTGCGCTTCGACCGCGCCGCCTGTTTCGCGCTGGGCGGCGCGTCGCTGGGCGCGGCGTTGAACGGCAAGCCCCTGCCGACGAACCGGCCCCTGCTCGCCCGCGCCGGCGATATCCTGTCTTTCGAAACGAGCGCCGGCGACGCGCTGCCGGCGGGCGCCGCGCCGGGCCTGCGCGCCTACCTGGCGGTCCACGGCGGCTTCGACCTGCCACGCGTGATGGGCAGCGAAAGCGCCTACCTGCGCAGCGGTTTCGGCGGCTATCAGGGCCGCGCGCTGGCCAGGGGCGATACGGTCGCGCTGCGCGCATGCCTGAAGACCGGCCACCTGGACGCGCTTGAAGACGCGCTGTGGGACACGCGCGTGTACCTGCCGTCGACGCTGGCCGCGCAATCCCGCGGCAGCGTGCGCGCGATGCCCGGACGCCAATGGGCGGACTTCACGGCCGCCGCGCGCGACGCCTTCGCCGGCGACGCCTTCCTGGTGACGCCGCAGTCCGAGCGCATGGGATACCGGCTCAGCGGCCCTGCCCTGGCCATGACCGCGCCCCGCCAGATGCTGTCGGAAGCCACCTGTTTCGGCACCGTGCAGGTGCCCGCCGACGGCGCGCCCATCGTATTGATGGCGGACCGCCAGACCACCGGCGGCTACCCGAAGATCGCCCAGGTCGCCAGCATCGATCTCCCGCTCTTGGCACAGACGGCCCCGGGTAGCACCATACGGTTTGCAATGATCACCCTGGAGGACGCGCAGCGGCTGGACGGCGAGCGGGAAACCGCCTTCGATCGCCTGGCCACGGCGCTGGCGCCTCTGCGCGCGCTCTACGCGCGCCACACAGCCGAATTGAACTGACGGAGCATGGCCATGGGTTTATCCATCGATCTGAACTGCGACATGGGCGAAAGCTATGGCGCCTGGAAAATGGGCAACGACGAAGACGTGCTGGAGTACGTGTCGTCGGCCAATATCGCCTGTGGCTTCCACGGCGGCGATCCGGGCACCATGCGGCGCACGGTGGCGGCGGCGCTGGCGCGCGGCGTGGCGTTGGGCGCCCATCCCAGCCTGCCCGACCTGGCCGGCTTCGGACGCCGCGTCATGCAGGTGAGCCCGGCCGAGGCCTACGACTTCATGGTCTACCAGATCGGCGCGCTGGCCGGCGTGGCGGCGTCCCAGGGCGCGCAACTGCACCATGTGAAGGTGCACGGGGCGCTGTACAACATGGCGGCCAAGGATCGTGCGCTGTCCGAAGCCCTGTGCCGCGCGATGCGCGACGTGGACAAGAACCTGGTGCTGTATGGCCTGGCCGGCAGCGAACACATCCGCGCGGCCGAAGCGCTGGGCGTTCCCGTGGCGCAGGAGGTGTTCGCCGACCGTTCCTACCAGGACGACGGTTCGCTGACGCCGCGCAGCCATCCCGGGGCCATGATCACCGACGTCGACAAGGCGATCGAGCAGGTGCTGCGCATGGTGCGGGATGGCAAGGTGCGCTCCGTCAATGGCAAGGACGTGCCGGTGCGCGCGGATACGCTGTGCATACACGGCGACCAGCCGAACGCGGTGGTGTTCGCCAGCGGCATCCGTCGCGCGCTCGAGACCGCCGGCGTCGTCGTGAAGACGGTGGCCGCGTCGGGCGCCACCGCCTGAGCCACCCGGCCTGACCGCGCCTGAGCCGGCCGCGCCTAAGCCGGCCGCGCCTAGCCGGCCGCGCCTAGCCGGCCACACATCAGCCGGCCGCGCGAGGCATGTCCTGCCCCTTACTTGATCAGGCGGACGCGTCGGCCGTGCCGCGCGTTTCGACTTCCTCCGCATAGGCGCGCAGCACCAGCGGCAATATCCATTCGGCGCATTCGCGCCGCACTTCGGCGGCGGCGCCGAAGTCCCGCCGCGCCAGGGCATCGACCACGCGGCCGAGATAACAGGCCGACGCGCCGACGTCGTAGAACCCCCGGCGGTACAGGTTGTAGCGCAGCGGCTCGCAGCGCTCGTTCAGGCGATGCACGGCCTCGCTCACCGGCTGGTTGCAGATGGCATCGACGATGGCCAGGAAGGCGCCGCGCACCGTCGACAGATAACTGAGCACGGCGCGGCCCGGATCGCAGCGGCGCAGCCTTTCGTGCGCATCGCGCAGGCGCGCCAGCAGCGGTTCGAGATCCTGCTGGTCGGCCAGGCCATTGATCGCGTAGGCCTCCAGTTCGGCCCGCAGCAGATACAGCTGGCGGATCTCGCGTTCGGTGTACAGCACCACCCGGAAACCGCGCCGCTGCGCATGGGTGGCAAGACCGCTCAGTTCCAGCAGCCGCAGCGCTTCGCGTATGGGACTGCGGCTGGTGCCGAAACGCCGTTCGAGCTCCTGTTCGCGCAGCGGTTGTCCCGGCGCCAGGGTCCCGTCGATGATCATCTGACGGAGTTGCTCGTACAGCATGTACGGGATGGTGGCAGGCGCCTTGATTTCCATTCGCTGTTTCCTGAAGGGCGATCATGTTGCACGCTTGTGGCGCATAACACAATGATACAACCGGACAGGAAACGAAACGGCGCCCTTGTCATTATTCAAAACATCGCGGCACCTGCCGCGATGTTTCGCGACGGCGCTACACCAGGACCCGTTCGATGCCGCCCGAGTTGGCCAGCTTGACGTAGTTCTCCATCCAATCCGCCCCCAGGATATGGCGCGCCATTTCAACGACGATGTAGTCCGCTTCCATCGCGGTATCGCCCTTGTAGCGCGACAGGCCCTGCAGGCAGGACGGGCACGAGGTCAGCACCTTGACGTCGCCGTCGAAGCCGTCGGCGCGCACCGCCGTGCTGCCCTTGCGCAACTCTTCTTCCTTGCGGAAGCGCACCTGCGTCGAGATGTCCGGCCGCGTGACGGCCAGCGTGCCGGACTCGCCGCAGCAACGCTCGCTCTTGATGGTCGCGTCGCCGACCAGCGACTTGACCGTCTTCATCGGGTCCTGCAGCTTCATCGGCGTATGGCAGGGGTCGTGGTACATGTAGCGCACGCCCTGCACACCGTCCAGCTTGATGCCTTTTTCCAGCAGGTATTCGTGGATGTCCACCAGCCGGCAGCCGGGGAATATCTTGTCGAATTCGTAGCCGGACAATTGGTCGTAGCAGGTGCCGCAGCTGACCACGACCGTCTTGATGTCCAGGTAGTTCAGCGTATTGGCGACGCGGTGGAACAGCACCCGGTTGTCCGTGATGATCTGCTCGGCCTTGTCGTTCATGCCGTTGCCGCGCTGGGGATAGCCGCAGCACAGATAGCCCGGCGGCAGCACCGTCTGCACGCCCGCATGCCACAGCATGGCCTGGGTGGCCAGGCCCACCTGCGAGAACAGGCGTTCGGAGCCACAGCCCGGGAAATAGAACACGGCCTCGGTATCGGCCGACGTCGAACGCGGGTTCCGGATGATGGGAACGTAGTTGGCGTCCTCGATGTCGAGCAGCTTGCGCGCGGTCTGCTTGGGCAGCCCGCCGGGCATCTTCTTGTTGATGAAGTGCACCACCTGTTCGCGCATCGGCGCCTTGCCCACGGTGGCCGGCGGATGCCGCGTCTGCTTGCGGGCCAGGCCCGACAGCAGGTCGTTGGCCGCGCGCTGCACCTTGTATCCGACACCCACCATGGCCTTGCGCGTGGCATTGATGGTGGCCGGATCCTTGGCGTTCAGGAAGAACATCGCCGCCGCGGTGCCGGGATTGAAGGACTTGCGCCCCATGCGGCGCAGCAGCGCCCGCATATTCATCGACACGTCGCCGAAATCGATGTCGACCGGACAGGGGTTGTAGCACTTGTGGCAGACGGTGCAGTGGTCGGCCACGTCCTCGAACTCTTCCCAGTGCTTCAGGCTGACGCCGCGGCGGGTCTGTTCTTCGTACAGGAAGGCTTCGACCAGCAGCGACGTCGCCAGGATCTTGTTGCGAGGCGAATACAGCAGGTTGGCGCGCGGCACGTGGGTGGCGCACACCGGCTTGCATTTGCCGCAGCGCAGGCAATCCTTGATCGACGACGAGATGGCGCCGATATCGCTCTGCTGCATGATCAGCGATTCATGGCCCATCAAGTTGAAGCTGGGCGTCCACGCATGCGTGAGATCGGCGCCCGGCATCAGCTTGCCGGCATTGAAACGCCCATGCGGATCGACGCGGCGCTTGTAGTCCTGGAAGGGCTGCAGCTCTTCCTGCGTCAGGAACTCGTACTTGGTCAGGCCGATGCCGTGCTCGCCGGAAATCACGCCATCCAGATCGCGGGCGATCTGCATGATGCGCGCCACGGCTTCATGCGCTTCGCGCAGCATGCCGTAGTCGTCCGAGTTGACCGGGATATTGGTGTGCACGTTGCCGTCGCCGGCGTGCATGTGCAGCGCGACGAACACGCGGCTCTTCAGCACCCGCGCGTGGATGGCGCACATCTCGTCCAGCACCTTCTTGCACGCCGAGCCGGAAAAAATGCCCTGCAGCTGCGCCAGGATTTCGGTCTTCCAGGACACCCGCACGGTGCGATCCTGCACGACGTCGAACACGCGCGCGCCGGGTTGCGCGGCGATGCGGTCGGCCAGCGTCGACTGCATATGGCCCATGCCCAGGCCCGGCAGATCCGGCAGCGCCTGCGTCAGGGGCTTGTCCAGTTCGTTCAGCAGGTAATGCCAGCGCGCGCGCGTCACGGCGAGCAGCTCATGCGCCTGGCGCGTCCGTTCGGCCAGCACTTCGGCGCGGGTGATTTCGGCGTCCTCGGCGTCTTCCGCCTTGCCCAGCGGCAGCGGCTGGTCCAGGAAAGCCTGCAGTTCGTCCAGCAGCCGCAGCTTGTTGCGCGTGGACAGCTCGATGTTGATGCGCTCGATATGGTCGGTGTATTCGCCCATGCGGCCGAGCGGGATCACCACGTCTTCGTTGATCTTGAAGGCGTTGGTATGGCGCGCGATGGCGGCGGTGCGCGAGCGGTCGGCCCAGAACTTCTTGCGGGCTTCCGCGCTGACGGCCACGAAGCCTTCGCCATGGCGGGTATTCGCCAGGCGCACGACTTCGCTGGCGGCGGTGGCGACCGCGGCTTCGTCGTCGCCGACGATGTCGCCGATCAGCACCATCTTGGGCAATACGCCGCGCTTGCTCTTGGTGGCGTAGCCGACCGCGCGCAGATAGCGTTCGTCCAGGTGTTCCAGGCCGGCCAGGATGGCGCCGCGCTGCTTGCCGTCGTGATCCAGGTAGTGCTTGACCTCGATGATCGACGGGATCGCGTCGCGCGCCTGGCCGAAGAATTCCATGCAGACCGTGCGCGTATGCGCCGGCATGCGGTGCAAGACCCAGCGCGCGGACGTGATCAGGCCGTCGCAGCCTTCCTTCTGCACGCCCGGCAGGCCCGCCAGGAATTTGTCCGTGACGTCCTTGCCCAGGCCTTCCTTGCGGAAACGGCGGCCTTCGATTTCCAGGGTTTCGCTACGCAGCGGCGTTTCGCCGGGCTTGCCGCGGCCGTCGAACCACTTCAGTTCGAAGCGCGCCACGTCGACGTCGTGGATCTTGCCGCGGTTGTGCTCCAGGCGGGTGACCTCCAGCCAGTTGCCTTCGGCGTCCACCATGCGCCACCAGGCCAGGTTGTCCAGCGCGGTGCCCCACAGCACGGCTTTCTTGCCGCCGGCGTTCATGGCGATGTTGCCGCCCACACAGGACGCTTCCGCCGACGTCGGGTCGACGGCGAACACGTAGCCGGCCTGCGCGGCGGCGTCGGCCACGCGCTTGGTGACGACGCCGGCGCCCGTGAACACGGTGGCTACGGGTTCGGCGACGCCGGGCAGCTCGGTCAGCTCGACCGTGCCCAGCGTTTCGAATTTTTCGGTGTTGATGACGGCCGACTTCCAGGTCAGCGGAATGGCGCCGCCCGTGTAGCCGGTGCCGCCCCCACGCGGGATGATGGTCAGGCCCAGCTCGAAACAGCCGCGCACCAGGGCGGCGATTTCGTCCTCGCTGTCCGGCGTGAGCACGACGAAGGGATACTCGACGCGCCAGTCGGTGGCGTCGGTCACATGGGACACCCGCGACAGGCCGTCGAACTTGATGTTGTCGCGGCCCGTGATGCGGCCCAGCACCTTCTGCGTCTGGCGGCGCAGCTGGGCGGTTTCGTCGAATTGGGCTTCGAAGCTGGCCACGGCCGCGCGGGCGCGTTCGATCAGCTGCAGCACCTTTTCGTCGCGGTACAGGTCATGCCCTTCCTGGAAATCGATGCGGCCGGGCTCGCGGCGCCTGTCGATTTCGCCCAGGCGATGATGCAGCGCCTCGATCAGCAGGCGGCGGCGCTTGGGATTGTCCAGCAGGTCGTCCTGCAGATAGGGATTGCGGCGAACGACCCAGATATCGCCCAGCACCTCGTACAGCATGCGCGCGGATCGGCCCGTGCGGCGCTCCCCGCGCAGATCGGTCAACAGTTGCCAGGCGTCGTCGCCCAACAACCTGCCCACGACTTCGCGGTCGGAAAACGATGTGTAGTTGTAGGGGATTTCACGCAGGCGGGTGCCTGGTGCCGGCGGAACCGCCGCGGTCAGTAGCTGGCTGGCGAGGGGGGCGTTCATGGAAGCGAAGGGTTGCCCTTAAAAAAATATTTTACGCCATGGCCGGGAACCGCCTGGAAATAACCCCAGGAGTGCGCCGACGCGGCGCCTGGCTGACGGAGAGCTGAAAAATGCCCGGGCACATGGCTGGCACATGGCCGGCAGATGGCCGGGGCAAGGCGCGACGGGCCGGCGTCAGACGTGGGGGAACATCCAGATCAGGCCGCCCGTCATGACGAGATAGCGCAGGAATTTTCCGATGGCCATATAGATCGCGCAAGGCCAGAAGGACAGGCGCAGCCAGCCCGCCACCGCGCACAGCGGATCGCCGACCGCGGGCACCCAGGACAGCAGCAGGGCCGGCGGCCCCATGCGATGCAGCCAGTCCTGGGCCTTGCGGTGCCAGCGTCCATCGCCGGCATGGGCGCGCGCCTCGTGGGCGCGATGCGGATGCTTTTCCTTCCAGCGCTCAGCGGCCCGCCAGGCGCCCCAGCCCATGGCGTAGCTGATCGCCCCGCCCACGGTGTTGCCGGCGGTGGCCACCAGGACGGCCGGCCAGAACATGTCGGGCATCAGCTTGACGTAGCCGAAGACCGCCGGTTCCGAACCCAGCGGCAGCAAGGTCGCGGACACCAGGCTCACGATGAAAATGGCGCTCAGCCCCACATTGGGCAAGGCCAGCGTGGCCAAAAGCCAATTCACGGCGGACGTCAGGGCAGCTTCCATCCCGCGCAGTGTAGCCGGGGGCGGCGTCCGTGGTAATCTGCCCGACGCTTTCCATCCCGCGCCCCGCAGTCCATGTCCACCGACTATCTGAAACGCATCCTGACTTCGAAAGTCTACGACGTCGCCGTCGAGTCTCCGCTGGAACCAGCGACTTTGCTGTCCCAGCGAATTTCGAACACGGTGCTGCTCAAGCGCGAGGACACGCAGCCGGTCTTCAGCTTCAAGCTGCGCGGCGCGTACAACAAGATGGCGAATATGGCGCCGGCGGCGCTGGCGCGCGGCGTGATCGCCGCGTCGGCCGGCAACCATGCGCAGGGCGTGGCCCTGTCGGCGCGCCGGCTGGGCTGCCGTGCCGTCATCGTCATGCCGACCACCACGCCCGACGTCAAGGTCGACGCGGTGCGCCGCCTGGGTGGCGAAGTCGTGCTGGCGGGCGAAAGCTTTTCCGACGCCTACGCCCACGCCCAGGAACTGGAACGCAAGCAGAAGCTGACCTTCGTCCACCCCTTCGACGACCCTGACGTCATCGCCGGCCAGGGCACGGTGGGCATGGAAATCCTGCGCCAGCACCCCGGCCAGCTCGATGCGGTGTTCGTCGCCATCGGTGGCGGCGGCCTGATATCCGGCGTCGGCGCCTACATCAAGCAGTTGCGCCCGGACGTGAAGATCATCGGCGTGCAGACCGAGGACTCCGACGCCATGCTGCGCAGCGTGCGCGCCGGCCGCCGCGTGGTGCTGAACGACGTCGGGCTGTTTTCCGACGGCACGGCGGTCAAGCAGGTGGGCGCCGAGACCTTCAAGCTGGTGCGCAAGTATGTCGACGACTTCGTCGTCGTCGATACGGACGCGATCTGCGCCGCCATCAAGGACGTGTTCCAGGACACGCGCAGCGTACTGGAGCCGGCCGGCGCCATGGCCGTGGCCGGGGCCAAGCAATACCTGGCCCAGCACAAATGGAAGAACAAGACCGTGGCGGCGATCGCCTGCGGCGCCAACATGAACTTCGACCGCCTGCGCTTCGTCGCCGAGCGCGCCGAAGTCGGCGAAATGCGCGAAGCGGTATTCGTGGTGTCCATGCCGGAACAGCGCGGCAGCTTCCGCAAGTTCTGCGAACTGGTGGGCGACCGCAGCGTCACGGAGTTCAATTACCGCATTTCCGACGCCGTGCGCGCCCACGTGTTCGTCGGCGTGCAGGTGACGTCCCCCGCCGAGCCGGAAAAACTGGCCAACAATTTCCGCCGCCACGGTTTCGACACGCTGGACCTCACCCACGACGAAATGGCCAAGACCCACCTGCGCCATATGGTGGGCGGCCGCTCGGCGCTGGCGCACGACGAATTGCTGTATCGCTTCGAGTTTCCCGAACGCCCCGGCGCGCTGATGCGTTTCCTGAGCGCCATGAATCCCAACTGGAACATCAGCCTGTTCCACTATCGCAACCAGGGCGCCGACTATGGGCGCATCCTGGTCGGCATCCAGGTGCCGCCGTCGGATAAAAAGCAGTTCAAGGACTTCATCGCCGAACTGGCATATCCGTGCTGGAACGAGACTGAAAATCCGGCATATAAACTGATACTCTGACTGCCCAGCCGTGGCGGCCCGGCCACGCCGGACGCCCCTGACGCCTGGTCTGGGCTCGAATCGCGAAAACAGCAGCGGAAGACGCCGGATGGACATCCAGCTCAATGACATCGCCTTGTTCGTCGAAGTGGCCAAGCGCAAGAACTTCAGCCATGCGGCCGAAGCATTAAGCATCCCGTCGGCGACGCTGTCCAAGCGGGTGACCGAACTGGAGCACCGCATCGGCTTGCAGCTGCTGACGCGCACGACCCGCCGCATCGACCTGACGGAAGCCGGCGCGCTGTACTTCGAGCGCTGCCGCCACATCATCGAGGAAGCCCGGGTCGCGCACGAACAGCTGCAGGATATGGCGGCCCTGCCGCGGGGCCGGCTGCGCGTGTCCATGTTTCCCAGCCTGGCGGCGCTGGTCCTGCCCGTGGTCATGCGCGAGTTCAACGATCAGTATCCCGACATCGAATGCGAATTCGACGTGACGGAGCGCCAGCTCGACCCGATCAGCAACCCCTTCGACCTGGTGCTGCGGATGGGTCCGCAGCCGGATTCCAGCCTGATTTCCCGCCAGCTCATGCTGATGGAACATCAGCTCTACGCGTCGCGCGCCTATCTGGAGCGGCACGGGCAGCCGCTGACGCCGGCGGACCTCAGCCACCACGATTGCCTGCGCTTTCCCGCCGGCGACGGCAATGCGTCGACCTGGATGCTGCATTCCGGCAACCGCGTCGAACGCGTATCGGTGTTCGGGCGGCTGGTCGCCAATAATGCGGGCATGCTGGGCCGGCTGGCCGCGCGCGGCATGGGCATCGTGCCGCTGCCGGTCTTCCATGCCATGGAAAAGGCGGTCGCCAATATCGGGCTGGTTCGGGTCCTGCCCGACTGGAGCCTGACGCCCCTGCCGCTGTTCGCGCTACTGCCGTCGCGCACCGTTCCGGCAAAGACGCGCGCCTTCCTGGATTTCATCCAGCCGCGGCTGCAATACCGCAGCTGATCCGCCTCCGCTACCCAAGGACAGGCCGCTTTGCGGCCAGGGGCGCTTTTTTGCCTTGACTCCAATTTTCATGGTTGTGAAAATAGATTCACATACAAAAAAACGGAGACAACGATGGCGTCCTCTACCCCCTCCTGGCTGGTCCGCGAAGCCGATGTCCCGGGTTACCACCCGGCCAACCACCTGGGCACCACCAACCGCCGCCTGATCGGCGCGCAGAACGTCGGGGCCCGCCACGTCGAGGTCATCCTGGGCGTGATCGACAAAGGCAAGGGCGCGCTCCCGCACGCCCACCCCGGGATCGAACAGGTCTGCTACCTGTTGTCCGGCACCGCGCGCGCCGAGGTGGACGGCGTGGCGGCCGATATGCAGGCGGGCGACTGCTGCTACTTCCCGCCCGATATTCCCCACGTGTTCACCGTCACCAGCGACGAGCCCGCCCGGCTGCTGGTGATCTATACGCCGCCCTACGAAGAGAACCCGGACCGCGTCATCCGCTGACGGCGTCCGCCATTGCAGTGGCCGCTGAATCCGGCCGGCACGCCCCGCGCGCTGGCCATCCGGCAGATAAAACAGAACCAGGAGACAAGCACCATGACACGCCCGACCTTCATCCCGACGCACAATGCGTCCCCCATACCGCCCCTGAAACGACCGGCCGGAGCGCCGCGGGCGGCGCGACGCGGTCTCGCCACCGCGGCCGCCGCGCTATGCCTGGCCGGCGCCAGCCTGCTCGCCCAGGGCCAGGCCGCGGCGGCCTATCCCGACCGGCCCATCACCCTGGTCGTCCCCTTCCCCGCCGGCTCCGGCACCGACGCCGTGGGCCGCATCTTCGCCATGGAACTGGGCCGCATCCT
It encodes the following:
- a CDS encoding cupin domain-containing protein, which encodes MASSTPSWLVREADVPGYHPANHLGTTNRRLIGAQNVGARHVEVILGVIDKGKGALPHAHPGIEQVCYLLSGTARAEVDGVAADMQAGDCCYFPPDIPHVFTVTSDEPARLLVIYTPPYEENPDRVIR
- a CDS encoding LysR family transcriptional regulator, which codes for MDIQLNDIALFVEVAKRKNFSHAAEALSIPSATLSKRVTELEHRIGLQLLTRTTRRIDLTEAGALYFERCRHIIEEARVAHEQLQDMAALPRGRLRVSMFPSLAALVLPVVMREFNDQYPDIECEFDVTERQLDPISNPFDLVLRMGPQPDSSLISRQLMLMEHQLYASRAYLERHGQPLTPADLSHHDCLRFPAGDGNASTWMLHSGNRVERVSVFGRLVANNAGMLGRLAARGMGIVPLPVFHAMEKAVANIGLVRVLPDWSLTPLPLFALLPSRTVPAKTRAFLDFIQPRLQYRS